A part of Maridesulfovibrio hydrothermalis AM13 = DSM 14728 genomic DNA contains:
- a CDS encoding CoB--CoM heterodisulfide reductase iron-sulfur subunit A family protein, with protein sequence MSNSILVVGGGFSGITAALEAAEVGHEVFIVEKAPFLGGRVMQLNKYFPKLCPPSCGLEIQFQRIKNNKNVKFFTLAEVESISGSKGNFEVKVRIKPRYVGPGSVELSEVIEKLSNDITDEFEFKLCDRKALYMDVPFAFPARYVLEKENCTDEDLKLLEGVDVIDLKSEEKVITLNVGSIVYATGWKPYDVTKLSNLGAGTVQNCVTNMALERLAAPSGPTGGKIVRPSDGAQPKNIAFVQCAGSRDENHLNFCSYICCMASLKQAAYIRDQYPDAKVTIYYIDLRTPGRYDKFAKRILSDDRINAVKGKVADVIEESGSGNVLVTVEDAETGIKAQNEHDLVVLATGMQPSLAGTPVPSGVQVDDQGFIVGGEEQGIFAAGCAKQPLDVMKTAQSGTAAALKAIQTVIGR encoded by the coding sequence ATGTCAAATAGCATACTTGTCGTAGGCGGCGGGTTTAGCGGAATTACCGCTGCACTCGAAGCCGCTGAAGTAGGCCATGAAGTCTTCATCGTGGAGAAGGCGCCATTCCTGGGTGGCCGGGTGATGCAGCTGAATAAATATTTTCCGAAGCTGTGTCCTCCTTCCTGCGGTCTGGAGATTCAGTTCCAGAGAATCAAAAACAATAAGAACGTTAAGTTCTTTACCTTGGCTGAAGTGGAATCCATCAGTGGTTCCAAAGGCAATTTTGAAGTCAAGGTCCGCATCAAACCCAGGTATGTCGGTCCAGGAAGTGTTGAACTTTCCGAAGTAATCGAAAAACTGTCTAATGACATTACCGATGAATTCGAGTTCAAACTTTGCGATCGCAAAGCTCTTTACATGGACGTTCCTTTTGCATTTCCCGCAAGATACGTTCTTGAAAAAGAAAATTGCACCGATGAAGACCTTAAACTCCTTGAGGGTGTCGATGTTATCGACCTCAAAAGCGAGGAGAAGGTCATTACACTTAACGTCGGTTCCATTGTATACGCTACCGGTTGGAAGCCTTACGATGTAACCAAACTTTCTAATCTCGGTGCCGGCACTGTGCAGAACTGCGTTACCAACATGGCGTTGGAACGTCTTGCTGCTCCAAGCGGGCCTACCGGTGGAAAGATTGTCCGTCCTTCAGACGGAGCACAGCCTAAGAACATCGCGTTCGTACAGTGTGCTGGCTCCCGTGATGAAAACCACCTCAATTTCTGTTCCTATATCTGTTGCATGGCTTCTTTGAAGCAGGCTGCATATATCCGCGATCAGTACCCTGATGCAAAGGTCACTATTTATTATATCGATCTGCGTACTCCGGGCCGTTACGATAAGTTTGCCAAGCGCATTCTTTCTGATGACAGGATCAATGCCGTTAAAGGCAAGGTCGCTGATGTTATCGAGGAATCCGGAAGCGGCAATGTACTCGTCACAGTTGAGGACGCTGAAACCGGTATCAAGGCGCAAAACGAGCATGACCTCGTAGTGCTTGCCACCGGAATGCAGCCCAGCCTCGCAGGTACACCGGTTCCATCCGGCGTGCAGGTTGACGATCAGGGCTTTATTGTCGGCGGAGAGGAACAAGGCATTTTCGCAGCCGGGTGTGCAAAGCAGCCTCTGGATGTCATGAAGACAGCCCAGTCAGGTACTGCTGCCGCTCTTAAAGCGATCCAAACGGTGATAGGGAGGTAA
- a CDS encoding chorismate mutase: MPNYKKFDRNGASAPRRPSLLDEIKELDARLLSLVSRRNYLMGKAASKRKQKGLPLADPDMERRIFETWKTEAGDKKFDVKTARRVFDQLNNLAYATIAKPENRKLSTYVLSPSHRAVNVNFDGPSSLFQSKLWLALAAACSADVTLSPLCVNDQITELVKAFNQAGAHLSWDGDTVESRSGEGIELEDKLIFAGNDPMTMYLIIAFGLKTPGKFKIAGGPILKQYDSRPISKILAPLGARLNTLDLQSHGLPARLECGGRMASSVEMLDDTPPEFAAALALAAWTYPQGLSLRFAEDWKGVALLKEVVSVLKSCGIKADLSETECTVKATKQASYPQQPEIALEPELCAALLAIPAFAGGNMTINGTWPANSTAAADAIKLLAGGGLNVDVSKDSISVSRGELPEDISLDFGTATDLFPIGLALAINTRKESKIQNIEDTTMFEQGIELLERLGIRYERGDSELTIFPGRLNWDEAWSAPTPFFGMALGQLAWLRPGISLENPGDLTDLWPRFWTLYNSLPEIDGLKDPEAKNDDEAKSSRRRIKIN, encoded by the coding sequence ATGCCCAACTATAAAAAATTTGACCGTAACGGTGCTTCCGCACCGCGCAGACCGTCCCTGCTTGATGAAATCAAAGAGCTGGACGCACGCCTTCTTTCCCTAGTATCTCGCAGAAACTACCTTATGGGTAAAGCTGCATCCAAGAGAAAACAAAAAGGTCTGCCTCTTGCCGACCCGGATATGGAAAGACGAATCTTTGAAACATGGAAAACTGAGGCTGGAGACAAAAAGTTTGACGTCAAAACTGCGCGCAGAGTTTTTGACCAGCTCAATAATCTGGCCTATGCGACCATCGCAAAACCGGAAAACCGCAAACTGTCCACCTACGTGCTCTCTCCTTCACACAGAGCGGTTAATGTAAATTTTGACGGTCCCAGCTCCCTTTTTCAGTCTAAACTTTGGCTTGCCCTTGCGGCTGCCTGCTCAGCTGATGTGACCCTTTCACCATTATGTGTGAATGATCAGATCACTGAACTTGTTAAAGCTTTTAATCAGGCTGGTGCTCACCTTTCATGGGACGGCGATACTGTTGAATCCCGTAGCGGAGAGGGCATTGAACTCGAAGATAAGCTTATTTTCGCGGGCAATGATCCCATGACTATGTACCTTATTATTGCTTTCGGACTTAAAACTCCGGGCAAATTTAAAATAGCCGGTGGTCCGATCCTCAAACAGTATGACTCAAGGCCTATCAGTAAAATCCTCGCTCCTTTGGGCGCAAGGTTGAATACTCTGGATCTGCAAAGCCACGGACTGCCTGCCCGTCTTGAATGCGGCGGCCGTATGGCCTCCTCCGTTGAGATGCTTGATGATACACCGCCTGAATTTGCAGCTGCTCTTGCGCTTGCCGCATGGACATATCCTCAAGGCCTGTCTCTCAGGTTTGCTGAGGACTGGAAAGGCGTTGCATTGTTAAAGGAAGTTGTGTCTGTACTTAAAAGCTGTGGTATCAAAGCTGATCTTTCTGAGACTGAGTGCACTGTCAAAGCTACAAAACAGGCTTCCTACCCGCAGCAGCCAGAAATAGCCCTCGAACCGGAACTTTGCGCAGCACTGCTTGCAATTCCCGCCTTTGCCGGTGGAAATATGACTATCAACGGGACTTGGCCTGCCAACTCAACAGCTGCTGCCGACGCAATCAAACTGCTGGCTGGCGGTGGACTCAATGTTGATGTTTCTAAAGACAGCATCAGTGTCAGTAGAGGCGAACTTCCTGAAGATATTTCTCTGGATTTCGGTACTGCAACGGACTTATTCCCGATCGGACTTGCACTTGCAATCAACACCCGCAAAGAATCTAAAATTCAGAATATCGAAGATACTACAATGTTTGAACAGGGCATTGAGCTGCTTGAACGCCTTGGAATCAGATATGAACGCGGAGATAGCGAGCTGACCATTTTCCCCGGCAGACTGAACTGGGATGAAGCATGGTCTGCACCGACTCCATTCTTCGGAATGGCTCTGGGACAACTGGCATGGTTACGACCGGGTATATCCCTTGAAAACCCCGGTGACCTGACTGATCTCTGGCCGCGTTTTTGGACTCTTTACAACAGCCTGCCTGAAATCGATGGACTTAAAGACCCCGAGGCTAAAAATGACGATGAAGCAAAATCAAGTAGAAGAAGAATCAAAATCAATTAG
- a CDS encoding FAD-dependent oxidoreductase — translation MPEKIGVYLDQASVSPYLNAEDIAEFVGRVYASVCPVIKVHPRLNSEEGRKLIQEDIDAGNVDAVCICGTSPRVDWDIFDFDGVVVERVNLREQCIKVFRNPDGTMPDPNGEVPELLKMMANEYVKMGITKITKTNEQESQAFDATKVVMVLGGGFTGLTAALYAAKTNHDVILVEKEANLGGKAAGMYKTFPLAYPYLEAHETGIDALISEVQSNSRIKVLTSTQLDNLEGAPGQYTAKLTVGSTAEEMPVGAVVLATGWVPQDTKYVEPMGYGSSKVVTAAEFEAMVKAGKMDAGSVAFVLDTRLSEEQFAAEEDAYANRSDEQIASDDADAKAAAEGEEDEEEFVYEDMESYKHLPYSSELSSLVALKQANYVREMNDEAIAYIIYDHMMVPGVNERYYRAAQDDPGIMLTKGTVTSVKEEGNSMVIAASNTLLGENIEIQADLVVVPTGMVPTTAHDPTINLVYRQGPAFPDLQQFDGFADSNYICFPYETRRTGVYAAGCVRQPMSMGLAREDAAGAVLKAIQCINSANHGVSVHPRSGDNSYPVFNFMRCTQCKRCTEECPFGALDDDEKGTPKPNPSRCRRCGTCMGACPERVIGFDNYNIDMVGSMIKQVEVPDDMEVGGPRFIVLACENDAYPALDMAAMRGEGWSPYVRVVPVRCLGSVNTIWIADAMSKGIDGVLLLGCKYGEDYQCHFVKGSELCSRRMENVADSLNRLGVEPERVVQAELAIDEYDKVSDLINTFVNDMIKIGPNPFKGY, via the coding sequence ATGCCCGAAAAAATCGGTGTTTATCTCGACCAAGCAAGCGTCTCTCCTTACCTGAACGCTGAAGACATTGCTGAATTTGTCGGCAGAGTCTACGCAAGTGTGTGTCCGGTGATTAAAGTTCACCCAAGACTCAACAGCGAGGAAGGAAGAAAGCTTATTCAGGAAGATATCGACGCTGGCAACGTTGATGCAGTATGTATCTGCGGCACAAGCCCTCGCGTTGACTGGGATATATTCGACTTCGACGGAGTCGTTGTTGAACGAGTCAATTTGCGTGAACAGTGCATCAAGGTTTTCAGGAATCCTGACGGCACCATGCCTGATCCTAACGGCGAAGTTCCTGAACTCCTCAAAATGATGGCGAACGAATACGTCAAAATGGGAATCACCAAGATTACCAAGACCAACGAGCAGGAGTCACAGGCTTTTGACGCTACGAAAGTAGTTATGGTCCTCGGTGGTGGTTTCACAGGTCTTACCGCGGCTCTCTACGCTGCCAAGACCAACCACGACGTTATTCTGGTAGAAAAGGAAGCAAATCTTGGTGGTAAAGCTGCCGGAATGTACAAAACCTTCCCTCTTGCCTACCCCTACCTCGAAGCACATGAAACCGGAATTGATGCGCTGATCTCAGAAGTTCAGTCCAATTCCAGAATTAAAGTGCTCACATCCACTCAGCTTGACAATCTCGAAGGTGCTCCCGGCCAGTACACTGCAAAGCTTACTGTCGGTTCCACTGCTGAAGAGATGCCTGTCGGTGCTGTTGTTCTGGCTACCGGCTGGGTTCCTCAGGATACCAAGTACGTTGAGCCAATGGGTTACGGTTCTTCCAAAGTTGTTACTGCTGCTGAATTTGAAGCGATGGTCAAGGCTGGCAAAATGGACGCAGGTTCAGTTGCCTTTGTACTTGATACCCGCCTCAGTGAAGAGCAGTTTGCCGCTGAAGAAGACGCTTACGCGAATCGCTCTGACGAGCAGATTGCATCTGATGATGCTGATGCGAAAGCTGCTGCTGAAGGTGAAGAAGATGAAGAAGAATTTGTTTATGAAGATATGGAATCTTATAAACACCTTCCTTACAGCTCTGAACTCAGCAGTCTCGTTGCCCTTAAACAGGCCAATTATGTTCGTGAAATGAATGATGAAGCAATCGCTTACATTATTTATGATCACATGATGGTCCCGGGTGTTAATGAGCGTTACTATCGTGCTGCCCAGGATGATCCGGGTATCATGCTGACCAAAGGAACTGTCACTTCTGTAAAAGAAGAAGGCAACTCAATGGTCATCGCAGCAAGCAATACTCTGCTTGGCGAAAATATTGAAATTCAGGCTGATCTGGTCGTTGTTCCTACAGGCATGGTTCCTACCACTGCCCACGATCCGACCATCAACCTAGTATATAGACAGGGTCCTGCATTCCCCGATCTCCAGCAGTTCGACGGTTTCGCAGACTCTAACTACATCTGCTTCCCTTATGAAACACGCCGTACCGGTGTTTACGCCGCCGGTTGTGTTCGTCAGCCCATGTCAATGGGATTGGCAAGGGAAGATGCAGCAGGTGCTGTCCTCAAAGCGATCCAGTGTATCAATTCCGCCAATCATGGTGTATCTGTACACCCCCGCTCCGGTGACAACTCCTATCCTGTTTTCAACTTCATGCGTTGCACACAGTGTAAACGTTGCACCGAGGAATGTCCTTTCGGCGCACTTGATGATGATGAAAAAGGAACACCAAAACCGAATCCGTCACGCTGTCGCCGCTGTGGTACCTGCATGGGTGCTTGCCCCGAACGCGTAATCGGATTCGACAACTACAACATTGATATGGTCGGTTCCATGATCAAGCAGGTCGAAGTGCCTGATGATATGGAAGTCGGCGGTCCCCGTTTTATCGTTCTGGCTTGCGAAAACGATGCGTATCCCGCACTCGATATGGCAGCTATGCGCGGTGAAGGCTGGTCTCCGTATGTTCGTGTTGTCCCTGTCCGCTGCCTCGGCTCTGTAAACACCATTTGGATTGCTGACGCAATGTCTAAGGGTATTGATGGAGTTCTTCTGCTCGGTTGTAAGTACGGTGAAGACTATCAGTGTCACTTCGTTAAAGGCTCTGAGCTTTGTAGTCGCCGTATGGAAAACGTCGCTGATTCTTTGAACAGACTTGGCGTTGAACCCGAGCGTGTTGTTCAGGCCGAACTGGCTATTGACGAATACGACAAGGTCTCTGATCTCATCAACACATTTGTCAATGATATGATCAAGATCGGTCCCAACCCGTTCAAGGGCTACTAG
- the qmoC gene encoding quinone-interacting membrane-bound oxidoreductase complex subunit QmoC, with protein MEKDIRIKPDLQFIKELQEVGGEGVKKCYQCATCSVACPLSPADNPYPRKEMVWAQWGLKDKLVNDIDIWLCHNCGTCSDLCPRGARPADMLAALRNMAYQKMVTPSIFGKWMSSPKHLPKLAAIPAAIYMVIWFIMAGVRGSFFPLKDGKIVYGHLFPGDFTIDPIFMIAFGFMMWTFYKGVQNLIASFKDQPKVFAVGDKSEKPSLLECFIDVCKNELVTHSKWKECGETDEADEQKFNGHRFIMVAFICLMIVTGVVAVTHWGGKIIPFLGPIGHTPMPLWHPVKILANFGAGLLIYSLVLLTKRRLNQDQTVHGSSYYDWYLLGLIWTIAVTGIMCEVLRLLGVAILAYPMYYVHLVAVFMMFVYLPWSKLGHLVYRTAALTYARYIGRLPMPVREEKTFTL; from the coding sequence ATGGAAAAAGATATTCGCATCAAACCGGATCTGCAGTTCATCAAAGAGCTTCAGGAAGTCGGTGGCGAAGGCGTCAAAAAATGCTACCAGTGCGCAACTTGTAGTGTAGCCTGTCCCCTGTCGCCTGCTGACAACCCTTATCCGCGTAAGGAAATGGTATGGGCTCAGTGGGGCCTTAAAGATAAACTCGTAAATGATATTGATATATGGCTTTGTCACAACTGCGGAACCTGTTCCGACCTGTGCCCCCGTGGCGCGCGTCCGGCTGACATGCTCGCAGCTCTGCGTAACATGGCCTATCAGAAGATGGTTACCCCATCCATTTTCGGAAAATGGATGAGCTCCCCGAAACATCTGCCTAAGCTTGCTGCAATTCCTGCTGCAATCTACATGGTAATATGGTTCATCATGGCTGGAGTTCGCGGTTCCTTCTTCCCTCTTAAAGATGGGAAAATCGTTTACGGGCATCTTTTCCCGGGCGATTTTACTATTGACCCGATCTTCATGATTGCTTTCGGTTTCATGATGTGGACCTTCTATAAAGGAGTCCAGAATCTTATTGCATCCTTCAAGGATCAGCCGAAAGTCTTTGCTGTAGGTGACAAATCTGAAAAACCCAGCCTGCTGGAATGCTTCATCGACGTTTGCAAAAACGAACTGGTGACACACTCCAAATGGAAAGAATGCGGTGAAACAGACGAAGCTGATGAGCAGAAATTTAATGGACACAGATTCATTATGGTTGCTTTCATCTGCCTCATGATTGTTACCGGTGTTGTTGCTGTAACCCATTGGGGTGGAAAGATTATTCCTTTCCTCGGTCCCATCGGTCACACTCCTATGCCGCTGTGGCATCCCGTTAAGATTCTTGCCAACTTTGGCGCAGGACTGCTGATTTACTCACTGGTACTGCTCACCAAACGTCGCCTGAATCAGGATCAGACTGTACATGGTTCCAGTTACTATGACTGGTATCTGCTCGGCCTGATCTGGACAATTGCCGTAACTGGTATCATGTGTGAAGTTCTGCGCCTTCTCGGTGTGGCAATTCTCGCATACCCCATGTACTACGTGCATCTTGTCGCCGTATTTATGATGTTTGTCTATCTGCCGTGGTCTAAGCTTGGACATCTCGTCTACAGGACTGCAGCGTTAACTTATGCAAGATACATCGGCCGTCTTCCAATGCCGGTCCGTGAAGAAAAGACTTTTACTCTGTAA
- the sat gene encoding sulfate adenylyltransferase: MSKLVAPHGGKGLVCCLLEGAELAAEQKKAEGLTKIEISGRAKGDLIMMGCGGFSPLNGFMSKADWKGVCEKFLMADGTFWPVPVTLDTDSEDVKVGDEIALVNDGEVYATMKIEEKYEMTEEDKKWECYQVFKGEGEESADDIFWKTALEDHPGVQMVMAQKKYNIAGPVKVLSEGEYPEQYKGVYLRPAETRAAFEEKGWSTVSALQLRNPMHRSHEFLAKISIEVCDGCLIHSLIGNLKPGDIPADVRVKAIDTLVEHYFVKDNVIQAGYPLDMRYAGPREGLLHATFRQNYGVNRMLIGRDHAGVGDFYGLFEAQEIFDKIPYATEACPEPGKALLCEPMKIDWTFYCYKCDGMASLRTCPHEKDQRVILSGTKLRKALSDGAEIVDHFGRDEVIAQLREYYEGLTEKVEVKMQGAASGDAM, from the coding sequence ATGTCTAAGCTCGTAGCCCCTCACGGTGGTAAAGGTCTCGTTTGCTGCCTTCTCGAAGGCGCAGAACTCGCTGCTGAACAGAAGAAAGCTGAAGGCCTCACTAAAATCGAAATTTCCGGCCGTGCTAAGGGCGACCTTATCATGATGGGTTGTGGTGGTTTTTCACCTCTGAACGGTTTCATGAGTAAAGCTGACTGGAAAGGCGTTTGCGAAAAATTCCTGATGGCTGACGGCACATTCTGGCCTGTCCCGGTTACTCTCGACACTGACAGCGAAGACGTTAAAGTCGGTGACGAAATTGCTCTCGTGAATGATGGCGAAGTATACGCTACCATGAAGATCGAAGAGAAATACGAAATGACTGAAGAAGACAAGAAGTGGGAATGCTACCAGGTCTTCAAAGGTGAAGGCGAAGAATCCGCAGACGACATTTTCTGGAAAACAGCTCTTGAAGATCACCCCGGTGTTCAGATGGTTATGGCTCAGAAAAAGTACAACATCGCTGGTCCTGTTAAAGTTCTCTCCGAAGGTGAGTACCCTGAGCAGTACAAAGGCGTTTACTTGCGCCCCGCAGAAACTCGTGCAGCTTTCGAAGAGAAAGGCTGGTCCACAGTTTCCGCTCTCCAGCTCCGTAACCCCATGCACCGCTCTCACGAGTTCCTTGCAAAGATCTCCATCGAAGTATGTGACGGTTGTCTGATCCACTCCCTGATCGGTAACCTCAAGCCAGGAGACATTCCTGCTGACGTTCGCGTTAAAGCAATTGACACCCTCGTTGAGCACTACTTCGTAAAAGACAACGTTATTCAGGCTGGTTACCCTCTCGACATGCGTTACGCCGGTCCTCGTGAAGGCCTGCTCCACGCAACTTTCCGTCAGAACTACGGCGTTAACAGAATGCTGATCGGTCGTGACCACGCTGGCGTTGGTGATTTCTACGGTCTGTTCGAAGCTCAGGAAATCTTCGACAAAATCCCTTACGCAACCGAAGCTTGTCCAGAGCCTGGTAAAGCACTCCTTTGCGAGCCAATGAAAATTGACTGGACCTTCTACTGCTACAAGTGCGACGGCATGGCTTCCCTGAGAACATGTCCTCACGAAAAAGACCAGCGCGTTATCCTTTCCGGAACCAAACTCCGTAAAGCTCTTTCCGATGGTGCTGAAATCGTTGATCACTTCGGTCGTGATGAAGTTATCGCACAGCTCCGTGAATACTACGAAGGCCTCACTGAAAAAGTTGAAGTCAAAATGCAGGGCGCAGCTTCCGGCGACGCAATGTAA
- the aprA gene encoding adenylyl-sulfate reductase subunit alpha, translating to MPLLPSKEAVKGVALAEPELIEKEVDLLLVGGGMGNCGVAYEACRWIEKVGGDMSIMLLDKAAMERSGAIAQGLSAINTYLGENDADDYVRMVRTDLMGLVREDLIFDLGRHVDDSVHLFEEWGLPCWIKKDGKNLDGAAAKAAGLSLRNGDECVRSGRWQMMINGESYKCIVAEAAKLALGEENYMERIFIVKMLLDANEPNRIAGAVGFSTRENKVYVFKCNAAVVACGGAVNVYRPRSTGEGLGRAWYPVWNAGSTYTMCAQVGAEMTMMENRFVPARFKDGYGPVGAWFLLFKAKATNYKGEDYCETNRAMLKPYEERGYAKGHVIPTCLRNHMMLREMREGRGPIYMDTATALQNTFKDLSPAEQKHLESEAWEDFLDMCVGQANLWACQNIEPEKSGSEIMPTEPYLLGSHSGCCGIWTSGPDEDWVPEDYKVKADNGKVYNRMTTVNGLWTCADGVGASGHKFSSGSHAEGRIVGKQMVRWVMDHKDFKPVLKENGADLMKEIYQPWYTYEEGKAISTDPVVNPNYITPKNFMMRLMKCTDEYGGGVGTMYVTSKSLLQTGFKLLEMLEEDSRKLAARDLHELMRCWEQFHRLWTVRLHMQHIEFREESRYPGFYYRGDFMGLDDSKWKCFVNSKYDVENGVTNIFKKAYHQIIPV from the coding sequence ATGCCTCTTCTCCCTAGTAAAGAAGCCGTTAAAGGTGTTGCTCTCGCAGAACCTGAGCTTATAGAAAAAGAAGTAGATCTTCTTCTCGTCGGTGGTGGTATGGGTAACTGCGGTGTTGCTTATGAAGCATGCCGTTGGATTGAAAAAGTTGGTGGCGATATGTCCATCATGCTGCTTGATAAAGCTGCTATGGAACGTTCCGGTGCTATCGCACAGGGTCTGTCCGCAATCAACACATACCTTGGCGAAAATGACGCTGATGACTACGTACGTATGGTTCGTACTGACCTCATGGGCCTCGTTCGCGAAGACCTTATTTTTGACCTTGGTCGTCACGTTGATGATTCCGTTCACCTTTTTGAAGAGTGGGGACTTCCCTGCTGGATCAAAAAAGACGGTAAAAACCTCGACGGTGCAGCTGCTAAAGCAGCTGGTCTCTCCCTGCGTAACGGTGACGAATGCGTTCGTTCCGGCCGCTGGCAGATGATGATTAACGGTGAGTCCTACAAGTGCATCGTCGCTGAAGCAGCTAAGCTCGCTCTCGGCGAAGAAAACTACATGGAACGTATTTTCATCGTTAAAATGCTCCTCGACGCTAATGAGCCTAACCGCATCGCTGGTGCAGTTGGTTTCTCTACACGCGAAAACAAAGTATATGTTTTCAAATGTAATGCAGCTGTTGTAGCTTGTGGTGGTGCTGTAAACGTTTACCGTCCTCGCTCTACTGGTGAAGGTCTGGGACGTGCATGGTATCCAGTATGGAACGCAGGTTCCACATACACAATGTGTGCACAGGTTGGCGCTGAAATGACCATGATGGAAAACCGTTTCGTACCCGCTCGTTTTAAAGACGGTTACGGTCCTGTTGGCGCATGGTTCCTGCTTTTTAAAGCAAAAGCTACCAACTACAAAGGCGAAGACTACTGCGAAACTAACCGCGCAATGCTCAAGCCTTACGAAGAACGCGGCTACGCTAAAGGACACGTAATTCCTACTTGTCTGCGTAACCACATGATGCTTCGTGAAATGCGTGAAGGCCGTGGTCCTATTTACATGGACACAGCTACCGCACTTCAGAACACATTCAAAGATCTTTCTCCCGCAGAGCAGAAGCACCTTGAGTCTGAAGCTTGGGAAGATTTCCTCGACATGTGTGTTGGCCAGGCTAACCTCTGGGCTTGTCAGAACATTGAGCCTGAAAAGTCCGGTTCTGAAATCATGCCTACCGAACCTTACCTCCTCGGCTCCCACTCCGGTTGCTGTGGTATCTGGACTTCCGGTCCTGATGAAGACTGGGTTCCTGAAGATTACAAAGTGAAAGCTGACAACGGTAAAGTCTACAATCGTATGACTACTGTTAACGGCCTCTGGACATGTGCTGACGGTGTTGGCGCTTCCGGTCACAAGTTCTCCTCCGGTTCTCACGCTGAAGGTCGTATCGTTGGTAAGCAGATGGTACGTTGGGTTATGGATCATAAAGACTTCAAGCCTGTTCTCAAAGAGAACGGTGCTGATCTTATGAAAGAAATTTACCAGCCTTGGTACACATACGAAGAAGGTAAAGCAATTTCTACTGATCCAGTAGTTAACCCTAATTACATCACACCTAAGAACTTCATGATGCGCCTTATGAAGTGCACCGATGAATACGGTGGTGGTGTAGGTACTATGTACGTAACATCCAAGTCTCTCCTCCAGACTGGTTTCAAACTTCTTGAAATGCTGGAAGAAGACTCCCGTAAACTGGCTGCACGTGACCTCCATGAGCTCATGCGCTGCTGGGAGCAGTTCCACAGACTGTGGACTGTTCGCCTGCACATGCAGCACATTGAATTCCGTGAAGAATCCCGTTACCCGGGCTTCTACTATCGCGGAGACTTCATGGGTCTTGATGACTCTAAGTGGAAATGCTTCGTCAACTCCAAGTATGACGTTGAGAATGGTGTAACTAACATCTTCAAAAAAGCATACCACCAGATCATCCCTGTCTAA
- the aprB gene encoding adenylyl-sulfate reductase subunit beta gives MPTFVNPEKCDGCKGGEKTACMYICPNDLMILDPEEMRAYNQEPDACWECYSCVKICPQGAVEARPYGDFAPMGGTSIPMRSAEDIMWTVKFRNGNVKRFKFPIRTTPEGSIKPYEGKPEPTDLDNELLFTETELATPKEVVGKKIEVAEADKTTAWKDLD, from the coding sequence ATGCCGACCTTTGTCAATCCGGAAAAGTGTGATGGCTGTAAAGGCGGAGAAAAAACCGCCTGTATGTACATCTGCCCTAACGATCTTATGATCCTGGATCCCGAAGAAATGCGGGCTTACAACCAGGAACCAGATGCATGCTGGGAGTGTTACTCCTGCGTAAAAATTTGTCCCCAGGGCGCTGTAGAAGCACGTCCTTACGGTGACTTCGCACCCATGGGTGGTACATCCATCCCCATGCGTTCTGCTGAAGACATCATGTGGACAGTTAAATTCCGTAACGGAAACGTTAAACGCTTCAAATTCCCCATCCGTACTACCCCTGAAGGTTCTATCAAACCTTATGAAGGTAAACCCGAGCCTACTGATCTCGACAACGAGCTTCTCTTCACTGAAACTGAATTGGCTACCCCCAAAGAAGTTGTTGGTAAGAAAATCGAAGTTGCTGAAGCAGACAAAACAACAGCTTGGAAGGATCTGGATTAA